The Magnetospirillum sp. WYHS-4 nucleotide sequence GGCCGTTCTCTATGCGGAAGCCGAGACCTACTCCACCGCCTTCCAGCGGCCGGCCCACATCCCGGACCTGATCGCCACCCTGCTGGCCCGCCGCGACCCCGGTCCCTTGCTGGAGATCGGCTGCAACGACGGCACGGTTCTGGCCGCCATGAAGGAACATGGCTTCGAAGACGCCATCGGTATCGAGCCCAACCGTCGGATGGCCGAAAGAGGTCGCGCCGCCGGGCTCGACATCCGGACCGGGTTCTTCGGCGAAGCCGACCTGGGAACCGGCTTCCATTTCGTCGTCGCCCGCCAAGTGCTGGAACACGTGGACGCCCTGGAACCCTTCGTGTCGGGTGTGCGGAAGGCGCTGGTGCCGGGCGGCCTGTTCGCCCTCGAACTGCCGCAGGTGGAGTCCGGCCTCGATACGGGCAATCCGGCGATCCTATGGGAGGAACACGTCAACTATTTCACCCAGCCGGCGATCGAGCGGCTCTTGGCTCTGTCCGGATTCCGCATCCTCGACCGCCGCCACTATGCCTTCGGCGGTGGCAGCCTTGCCCTGGTGGCCGAATTCGATCCCACCCTCCCCCTCGTTCCCTGGACGGCGGCGGACTGGAACGGCGTGGGGCCCGGCCGCCCCGACTACGCCGCCTTCGCGGCCGGGCTGGCAGCCTACCGGCAGGGCTTGTCCGACTTGGTCGCCGCCTATCGCTTGGCGGGCTGGCGTATCGCTCTCTACGGCTGCGCACCGCGTTCGGTAGTGGTGGTCAACGGCTGCGGCATCGAGGCCTCCCTCGACTGGGCCATCGACGACCGGACCGAGATCCAAGGTCGCTTCCTGCCGGGCACCGACCGCGCCATCGTGGGACTCGACGCCCTGGTTCCCGCCCCCACCCTCTACCTGCTCGGGGTGGGCGGCGAGAACGAATACCGGGTCAAGCGCAAGATCGCGGCCCGCGACGGCATGCAGCCACGCACCGCCAGCCTCTTCCCCCCGCGCGACGCCTTGGGAAGCATCGCCGCCGCGCGAAAGGCCCTGTCCGGATCAGGCCTTGGTGTCGAGCAGTTCGCGCTGCATCTCGTCGGCGGCGCGTAGCGTTTCCAGGTTGAAGGAATAGGCGGTGCGGGCCAGGATGGTACGCACCATCTCGCCGCCGATATCGACCGTGGATTGTTCCAACGCCCCGGCCTCGACGGTGCCGGCTTCCGCCTCGCCCGCCGTCCGCAGAGTCGGCGCGCCTGAATCCTCGGTGGCGCGGTAGACGTTGCCGCTCAGGGATTCCAGGCCTTCCGGATTACCGAAGGTGGCCACCGAGACCCGGTAGATAGGCCGCCGCTCGCCGTTCTCGAACAGGGCCATGACCGTTCCGTCCGGGCCCACCGTCGCGCCGCTGGACGTGCCGTAGCCGGCGCCGTCCGTTTCCACCCGCCCGAGGACGAAGTCGCTGCCGAACTGGGTCAGGCCCTCCAGGTCGATGTCGACCGACAAATCCGCCGCCCCCGACGACAGGTTGCCGACGAACAGCTTGGAAACCGCCCCGCCGTCGGGCCGGCCATCACTGCCGAAGGTCACCGGAACCGCGTAGGCACCGCCGCCCGCCCCTCCTTCCTCCGCCATACCGGCGACGGGGCCGGCGGGATCGGCGATGGACAGATCGTACTGGTTGGCTCCGGTCTTGGTGAAGGTCAGGGAAAGGCTCACCGGATTGCCCAGGGAGTCGCGGGCCTGGGCGATAACGGCATGGCTGTCGCCCACTGGGGCATCGGCCGGCAGGTTGGCGCCGACGGCCAGACGGGTCGTGGCATCGGCCGTGCCCCCCACCCGCTTCAGGTTGACCGGCACCAAGCCATCGCCGCCGGTGGCTTGGCCCTGAGCGTCGGTCGGCCGGCCCAGCAGACGGAACCCCTGGGCGTTGACCAGATAGCCCTGGGAGTCGGGCTTGAAGGAGCCGGCGCGGGTATAAAGCGTGCCGCCGTCCCGCCCCTGCACGGCGAAGAAACCTTGGCCGGCGATGGCAAGATCGGTGGTCGAGGAAGTGGCCTGCAAAAGGCCCTGGGTGGAAACCTCGGCGCGGCTGCGCCCCCGCACGCCACCGGCCGAATAGGCGGTGGCGGAGGCCTGGCGGGTGACGAGGGTA carries:
- a CDS encoding flagellar hook protein FlgE, which codes for MSLSGILSSAVSGLTLNASRVAASADNLANVHTVGHKAADVQGATLVTRQASATAYSAGGVRGRSRAEVSTQGLLQATSSTTDLAIAGQGFFAVQGRDGGTLYTRAGSFKPDSQGYLVNAQGFRLLGRPTDAQGQATGGDGLVPVNLKRVGGTADATTRLAVGANLPADAPVGDSHAVIAQARDSLGNPVSLSLTFTKTGANQYDLSIADPAGPVAGMAEEGGAGGGAYAVPVTFGSDGRPDGGAVSKLFVGNLSSGAADLSVDIDLEGLTQFGSDFVLGRVETDGAGYGTSSGATVGPDGTVMALFENGERRPIYRVSVATFGNPEGLESLSGNVYRATEDSGAPTLRTAGEAEAGTVEAGALEQSTVDIGGEMVRTILARTAYSFNLETLRAADEMQRELLDTKA
- a CDS encoding class I SAM-dependent methyltransferase, yielding MALRCRVCASEGLELLVDIGPMPIAHRLRRRAEETEPRFPLRFHICDRCGLLQIARPIDPAVLYAEAETYSTAFQRPAHIPDLIATLLARRDPGPLLEIGCNDGTVLAAMKEHGFEDAIGIEPNRRMAERGRAAGLDIRTGFFGEADLGTGFHFVVARQVLEHVDALEPFVSGVRKALVPGGLFALELPQVESGLDTGNPAILWEEHVNYFTQPAIERLLALSGFRILDRRHYAFGGGSLALVAEFDPTLPLVPWTAADWNGVGPGRPDYAAFAAGLAAYRQGLSDLVAAYRLAGWRIALYGCAPRSVVVVNGCGIEASLDWAIDDRTEIQGRFLPGTDRAIVGLDALVPAPTLYLLGVGGENEYRVKRKIAARDGMQPRTASLFPPRDALGSIAAARKALSGSGLGVEQFALHLVGGA